A window of Synechococcus sp. MEDNS5 contains these coding sequences:
- a CDS encoding DUF1254 domain-containing protein codes for MTRRLSPVFKGLSTVTLAALLAVGCSSKSGGGNQSLNKGSGDVPKGYTSPIPKELMTPDTVKTSAGTFNFFDGMPDAATAKASFDNLKFIRAYETFLTLMPAASIEMLRAGHASQGVTDHTKVMLMAPLNSNPLFLTGNTDTVYGSTFFNLKNTGPLVIEIPAGLGPGTINDAFFRFVADTGAPGPDKGKGGKYLILGPDDKEPENTDGYFVFRSPSYSNWLILRAFLDDEGKPDQAVANYKKGLRLYPLSQKDDPPAMTFIQGGEGVFNTVHANNFHFFEELDTVIQREPINLLDPELRGLASSIGLEKGKPFAPSAQDRELLEEAVQVGVAYVRADMGKPRNPEVYFYEGKQWFTPFGGGSYEWLIDGGKGGRNLDARNNFFWGYTVNTPAMVLKMVGVGSQYGVVATDSTGAYLDGSKTYKLTVEADVPARDFWSMVVYDPQTRSELQTDQLLPSKNSKRNQDMVVNADGTTDLYFGPSAPKGMEANWIQTVPGKGWFAVFRLYGPLQPWFDKTWQLNDIEQVK; via the coding sequence ATGACGCGTCGGCTGAGTCCGGTTTTCAAAGGACTCTCCACTGTCACCCTTGCTGCTTTGCTCGCTGTGGGCTGTTCCAGTAAGTCTGGTGGAGGCAATCAGTCTTTGAACAAAGGCAGCGGTGATGTCCCTAAGGGGTATACATCGCCTATTCCGAAGGAGCTGATGACGCCGGATACGGTGAAAACCAGTGCCGGTACGTTCAACTTCTTTGATGGCATGCCCGATGCGGCCACTGCCAAGGCCAGCTTCGACAACCTCAAGTTCATCAGGGCTTATGAGACGTTCCTTACCTTGATGCCCGCGGCCAGCATCGAGATGTTGCGGGCTGGGCATGCCTCTCAGGGAGTGACGGATCACACCAAGGTCATGTTGATGGCCCCACTGAATTCCAACCCCCTCTTTCTCACGGGTAACACCGATACGGTGTATGGGTCTACCTTCTTCAATTTGAAGAATACAGGGCCGTTGGTGATCGAGATTCCGGCAGGTCTTGGTCCTGGCACCATCAATGATGCATTCTTCCGCTTCGTGGCTGATACCGGGGCTCCCGGGCCGGACAAGGGCAAAGGTGGTAAATATCTGATCCTCGGCCCTGACGATAAGGAGCCTGAGAATACCGATGGTTATTTCGTTTTTCGCTCTCCCAGTTACTCCAACTGGTTGATTTTAAGAGCTTTTCTCGATGATGAGGGTAAGCCAGATCAGGCTGTTGCGAACTATAAGAAAGGCCTAAGGCTCTACCCGCTTTCGCAGAAAGATGACCCTCCAGCAATGACCTTTATTCAAGGAGGTGAAGGTGTATTTAATACGGTTCATGCGAATAATTTCCACTTCTTTGAAGAGCTTGACACTGTGATTCAGCGGGAGCCGATCAACTTGCTTGATCCTGAATTAAGAGGTTTGGCGTCATCGATTGGTCTGGAAAAAGGCAAGCCTTTTGCACCCAGCGCACAGGATCGAGAACTCCTGGAGGAGGCGGTACAGGTGGGAGTGGCTTATGTGCGCGCTGACATGGGCAAACCCCGCAACCCCGAGGTTTATTTCTACGAAGGTAAGCAGTGGTTCACACCGTTTGGTGGTGGGAGCTACGAATGGTTGATTGATGGCGGTAAAGGAGGTCGGAATCTCGACGCTCGCAATAATTTCTTCTGGGGATACACCGTCAACACGCCAGCGATGGTGCTGAAGATGGTGGGTGTTGGCTCCCAGTACGGGGTGGTGGCTACAGATTCCACTGGCGCCTATCTCGATGGCAGCAAGACCTACAAATTAACGGTTGAGGCCGATGTTCCGGCGAGGGATTTCTGGTCGATGGTTGTTTATGACCCTCAGACCCGGTCTGAGCTGCAGACCGATCAGCTTCTTCCCAGCAAGAACAGCAAGCGCAATCAAGACATGGTTGTGAATGCTGACGGAACCACTGATCTCTATTTCGGCCCCTCAGCGCCGAAAGGTATGGAAGCGAATTGGATTCAAACGGTTCCTGGTAAGGGCTGGTTCGCTGTCTTCCGTCTCTATGGCCCGCTTCAACCTTGGTTCGACAAAACTTGGCAGCTCAACGACATCGAGCAGGTCAAGTGA
- a CDS encoding DUF1254 domain-containing protein — translation MIKNFPNSAAAALLGVALIAGGCAQTKAPDASSDAQSDATAKASSPSQVLKLGDCPKPAVEIQSEEVVPVTKANYAAAETQTVMAAYVGKIAKATCSGGVGVLWNDSKAADPKDRTVIRINFDTLYSWLVLDLNSPATITLPETGGRYQSAMVVNDEGYTYVHQDPGEYKLTKEAVGSRYATVAFRTGVNIQDPADVAKAQALQAKLAVKQAQKGTFIQPNQWNKEQMLALRADYNNERNEKGIQSEALYGRKGVVSPEQNNMGVAVGIGGLPKEGAVYLFYTPTSTDPQTLTLKDVPNGDNAFWSLTVYDKEGFPTGEPFNLNSAFAKMNDQGEVVVHFGGDKNQDNYLAIYPGWNATLRIYKPKPAYFDGSWERPELKLAQ, via the coding sequence ATGATCAAAAATTTTCCCAATTCCGCAGCTGCGGCCCTGCTTGGTGTCGCTCTGATCGCCGGTGGATGCGCTCAGACCAAAGCTCCCGATGCATCCTCTGATGCACAATCTGATGCAACAGCAAAAGCATCATCTCCATCGCAAGTGCTCAAGCTGGGGGATTGCCCGAAGCCTGCCGTTGAGATCCAAAGTGAAGAGGTTGTGCCCGTTACCAAGGCCAACTACGCCGCAGCAGAAACCCAAACCGTGATGGCCGCTTATGTGGGCAAAATTGCCAAGGCCACCTGCAGTGGAGGTGTTGGGGTGTTGTGGAACGACAGCAAGGCTGCTGATCCCAAGGATCGAACGGTGATCCGGATTAATTTCGATACCCTCTATTCCTGGTTGGTTCTTGATCTCAACAGCCCAGCCACGATCACATTGCCTGAAACGGGTGGTCGTTATCAGAGCGCCATGGTTGTGAATGATGAAGGATATACCTATGTGCATCAAGATCCCGGTGAATACAAGCTCACCAAGGAGGCCGTTGGCAGTCGCTATGCAACGGTGGCCTTCCGTACCGGTGTGAACATTCAGGACCCAGCTGATGTTGCGAAGGCGCAGGCCTTGCAGGCCAAGCTTGCGGTGAAGCAGGCACAAAAAGGGACCTTCATTCAGCCCAACCAATGGAATAAGGAGCAAATGCTTGCCCTGCGCGCCGACTACAACAACGAGCGCAACGAGAAGGGGATCCAGTCGGAGGCCTTGTATGGGCGGAAGGGAGTCGTTTCTCCTGAGCAGAACAATATGGGAGTCGCCGTTGGCATTGGTGGACTTCCCAAAGAGGGAGCGGTTTACCTCTTCTACACACCCACATCAACGGACCCACAGACACTCACCCTTAAAGATGTTCCTAATGGTGATAATGCCTTCTGGTCGTTGACTGTGTACGACAAGGAGGGCTTCCCCACGGGTGAGCCGTTCAATTTGAACAGTGCCTTTGCGAAAATGAATGACCAAGGTGAGGTTGTTGTTCACTTTGGTGGTGATAAAAACCAAGACAACTATCTTGCAATCTATCCAGGATGGAATGCCACCTTGCGCATCTACAAACCCAAGCCTGCCTATTTCGACGGCAGTTGGGAGCGGCCTGAATTGAAGTTAGCTCAGTAG
- the cbiE gene encoding precorrin-6y C5,15-methyltransferase (decarboxylating) subunit CbiE → MIDVIGTDAGAPASLPPMHQSLVQNADLVAAPKRLLPQLVDWLGSRADDQQRLVSDDPIALSDALGPLAPTLRIVVLASGDPLWFGIGRVLIERLGSERLRFHPAPSSMQLAFARLGRPWQGAEWISLHGRDPSSLAQRLQKRPASLAVLTDPGRGGVEDVRATLRGSGLESSYSLWLCEALGHRDERVQCLEANQPCPDDLHPLHLVVLLAQPPIPSSPEALPLFGIEDGDYLQHDDRPGLMTKREVRIQLLADLDLPMQGVLWDLGAGTGSVGLEALRLRPRLQLMAIERRSGGGALIQANARRLGVAPTSVLEGDALTLLPQLPDPDRVLVGGGGRQRAALLKAVVARLKPGGVVVIPLATVEALAELRPVLEQAGLQLRIGQQQAWRGQPLAEGTRLAPMNPVLILKGTKPGP, encoded by the coding sequence ATGATCGATGTGATCGGAACCGACGCCGGCGCCCCTGCGTCCCTACCTCCGATGCACCAAAGCCTGGTGCAGAACGCTGACCTGGTGGCAGCGCCAAAACGCTTGCTGCCCCAGCTTGTGGATTGGCTCGGCAGTCGCGCCGACGACCAGCAGCGCTTGGTCAGCGATGACCCGATTGCCCTCAGTGACGCCCTCGGCCCCCTGGCGCCAACCCTGCGGATTGTGGTGCTGGCCAGTGGCGATCCTCTCTGGTTCGGGATTGGTCGTGTGTTGATTGAGCGGCTGGGCAGCGAGCGGCTGCGTTTCCACCCAGCGCCCTCCTCCATGCAGCTGGCCTTCGCCCGCCTGGGCAGACCCTGGCAGGGAGCCGAATGGATCAGCCTGCACGGCCGTGATCCCAGCTCTCTTGCCCAGCGGTTGCAGAAACGGCCAGCCTCCCTGGCGGTGCTCACCGATCCAGGCCGAGGAGGAGTGGAGGATGTCCGCGCGACTCTGCGCGGCAGCGGACTCGAATCGAGCTACAGCCTCTGGCTGTGTGAAGCCCTCGGTCACCGCGACGAACGCGTGCAGTGCCTCGAAGCAAACCAGCCTTGCCCAGATGACCTTCATCCTCTGCACCTGGTTGTGCTGCTGGCCCAACCTCCCATTCCATCCTCGCCAGAGGCTCTTCCATTGTTTGGGATTGAGGATGGCGACTACCTGCAGCACGACGACCGCCCCGGGCTGATGACCAAACGGGAGGTGCGCATTCAGCTGCTCGCGGATCTCGACCTACCGATGCAAGGCGTGCTCTGGGATCTGGGGGCTGGAACAGGGAGTGTGGGCCTGGAAGCCCTGCGCCTGCGCCCGCGGCTGCAGCTGATGGCGATCGAACGCAGAAGCGGCGGCGGGGCCTTGATCCAGGCCAATGCCCGCCGCCTCGGCGTTGCGCCGACCTCCGTGCTGGAAGGGGATGCTCTGACGCTGCTGCCTCAGCTTCCGGATCCTGATCGCGTGCTGGTGGGAGGAGGCGGACGCCAACGGGCAGCCCTGCTGAAGGCGGTGGTCGCTCGCCTCAAGCCCGGCGGCGTGGTGGTGATCCCTCTGGCCACCGTGGAAGCTCTTGCCGAACTGCGGCCTGTGCTCGAACAGGCTGGGCTGCAGCTGCGCATAGGCCAACAACAGGCCTGGCGCGGTCAGCCTCTGGCCGAAGGCACCCGCCTGGCGCCGATGAATCCCGTTCTGATCCTCAAGGGCACGAAACCGGGGCCCTGA
- a CDS encoding DUF1254 domain-containing protein: MPVRPIVRRGSLALLASAITAGVLVTSCGKSEESKTASTGSDCPKAAVVQEGTTVTPVTKANYAVAETEVILADYVRKIAKGTCSAGVGVFLHQRAAMDPKERTILRPNFDTLYSFAVLDLESPATVVLPDTDRYQILEVIDEEHWIPLISDKPGRYELTKESVGSRYAFAFVRTQVNVQDPEDLKKAAAAQDGIKLEQAKKGEFVSKKKYDMKEILALREDYNKRREPEGVKSEMAFGKKGELTEELRNFGVAVGWGGLPKEGAVYPFPKVVNSTEPHTLTLKDVPSDPRAFWSVTVYDQKGFSTGESYNINSAFAKKNENGEYVIHLGGDKSQDNYLDIYPGWNVALRIYSPTEAYFDGSWTPPQLEPAK; the protein is encoded by the coding sequence ATGCCAGTGCGCCCTATCGTCCGTCGCGGCTCCCTTGCACTCTTGGCCTCGGCCATCACGGCAGGTGTTTTGGTGACGTCCTGCGGCAAGTCGGAGGAGAGCAAGACGGCTTCGACTGGCAGCGACTGTCCGAAGGCAGCGGTGGTTCAGGAGGGCACCACGGTGACTCCGGTGACTAAAGCCAATTACGCCGTGGCGGAAACCGAAGTGATTCTGGCGGATTATGTCCGCAAGATCGCCAAGGGCACCTGCAGCGCTGGCGTTGGTGTGTTCCTCCACCAGCGCGCAGCCATGGATCCAAAGGAGCGCACCATCCTGCGCCCCAATTTCGACACCCTCTATTCCTTCGCGGTGCTCGATCTCGAGAGCCCCGCCACCGTGGTCCTGCCTGATACGGATCGCTACCAGATTCTCGAAGTCATCGATGAAGAGCATTGGATTCCACTGATCAGTGACAAACCAGGCCGTTATGAGTTGACCAAGGAGTCAGTTGGCAGTCGCTATGCCTTTGCTTTCGTACGTACGCAGGTGAATGTGCAAGATCCAGAGGATCTCAAGAAAGCAGCTGCTGCGCAGGATGGGATCAAGCTTGAGCAAGCCAAGAAAGGTGAATTTGTCTCCAAAAAGAAATACGACATGAAGGAGATCCTTGCCTTGCGTGAGGATTACAACAAGCGTCGGGAACCTGAAGGTGTGAAGTCAGAGATGGCGTTCGGAAAGAAGGGTGAATTGACAGAGGAATTGCGTAACTTTGGTGTTGCTGTTGGCTGGGGCGGCCTTCCCAAAGAGGGAGCCGTTTATCCCTTCCCCAAAGTGGTCAATTCAACTGAGCCTCACACGCTCACTTTGAAAGATGTTCCTAGTGATCCCCGTGCCTTCTGGTCAGTGACTGTCTATGACCAGAAGGGGTTTTCAACCGGTGAAAGCTATAATATTAACAGTGCGTTTGCCAAAAAGAATGAGAATGGAGAATATGTGATTCACTTGGGTGGAGATAAGAGCCAGGACAATTACCTTGATATCTATCCAGGTTGGAATGTTGCTCTGCGGATTTACTCGCCGACCGAGGCTTATTTTGATGGAAGTTGGACACCACCTCAGCTTGAGCCTGCAAAGTAA